Proteins encoded within one genomic window of Panacibacter microcysteis:
- a CDS encoding M4 family metallopeptidase, protein MKKHLLTLGLLALLMQADAQKSLLPAIKGEKGISKQYAVFTDKEQVPFNARSAKAVLGLNDKSDLVLYSTETDKLGFTHYRFYQTYAGVRVENTMLVAHVKDGKLVSVSSSLVTDFNADLSSKLALKTIAGADAVAKAIRHTGATVFAWQDADMESALKDQEGIAATYYPKAVKVWYNENDVLNASTLKLAYKVDVYTQEPKISRAYYFIDAQTGAVIGRRERMHTTDAVGTANTLYSGTQTIHSDQTGANAYRLRDYSRGLGIITRNAKNRAEITSPSANWNLALPDQNGLDAHWGVEMTYDFYKTNFNRNSLDNNGLALYSYVNKGGFLYRDNASWDGTAMNYGKRSGAANKNKGVTGIDVTGHELTHGVTEYTCNLVYSGESGGMNESLSDIMGKSVQFWTKPTDKDWRLSNDMAWFIRDMSNPNAYQQPDTYGGTFWKAGADVHILSGVGNFMFYLLVDGGTGTNDKGDAYSVQGLGLSKADQILYRSQSVYLVSSSNYADWRVACINAATDLYGASSNEVAQVKNAFYAVGIGAAAPGSIVAADFKTNITMSPNPVNGGVSTVKFNLVKDGNVILKVYDRTANAVQTYNLGNRQKGDVAYRLTRAAELKTGDYFVNVEQDGAVIGRLKFIVLK, encoded by the coding sequence ATGAAGAAACATTTACTTACGTTGGGTTTGCTTGCGCTGCTGATGCAGGCCGACGCTCAAAAGAGCCTGCTGCCTGCTATTAAAGGAGAGAAAGGTATTTCCAAACAGTATGCTGTTTTTACTGACAAAGAACAGGTGCCATTTAATGCCAGATCTGCAAAAGCAGTTTTAGGCCTTAACGACAAATCAGATCTGGTGCTCTACAGTACAGAAACAGATAAGCTAGGTTTTACACATTACCGGTTTTACCAAACGTACGCAGGTGTACGCGTAGAGAACACCATGCTGGTGGCACATGTAAAAGATGGTAAGCTCGTATCAGTCAGCTCATCACTGGTAACAGACTTCAATGCTGACCTGTCTTCGAAACTTGCACTCAAGACAATTGCCGGCGCAGATGCTGTTGCAAAAGCAATCCGGCATACGGGTGCCACCGTTTTTGCATGGCAGGATGCAGATATGGAAAGTGCATTGAAAGACCAGGAAGGCATTGCCGCAACGTATTATCCAAAAGCTGTAAAGGTTTGGTACAATGAAAATGATGTATTGAACGCATCAACGTTAAAGCTGGCGTACAAAGTAGATGTATACACCCAGGAACCGAAGATAAGCCGTGCTTATTATTTTATAGATGCACAAACAGGCGCGGTAATTGGCAGGCGCGAAAGAATGCATACAACAGATGCTGTTGGTACGGCAAACACTTTATACAGCGGCACGCAAACTATCCACTCAGACCAGACAGGCGCAAATGCTTACAGGCTAAGGGATTATTCCCGCGGGCTGGGCATTATAACAAGGAATGCAAAAAACAGAGCAGAAATTACCAGTCCCTCTGCAAACTGGAACCTTGCACTGCCGGATCAGAATGGCCTGGATGCACATTGGGGTGTTGAAATGACCTATGATTTTTACAAAACAAATTTTAACCGCAACAGTCTTGACAATAATGGACTGGCTTTGTACAGCTATGTAAATAAAGGTGGTTTCTTGTACAGGGACAACGCATCATGGGACGGAACAGCAATGAACTACGGTAAACGTTCCGGTGCTGCCAATAAAAACAAGGGTGTTACAGGTATTGACGTTACCGGTCATGAGTTAACACACGGTGTTACTGAATATACCTGCAACCTCGTATATAGCGGCGAATCTGGTGGTATGAACGAAAGCCTGAGCGACATTATGGGTAAATCAGTTCAGTTCTGGACAAAACCAACAGACAAAGACTGGCGCCTTAGCAATGACATGGCATGGTTTATACGCGACATGAGCAACCCTAATGCTTACCAGCAGCCGGATACTTATGGCGGAACATTTTGGAAAGCCGGTGCAGACGTACACATCTTAAGCGGTGTAGGAAACTTTATGTTTTACCTGCTGGTAGATGGTGGTACAGGCACCAATGATAAAGGAGATGCTTACAGCGTGCAGGGATTAGGTTTGAGTAAGGCAGACCAGATTCTGTATCGCTCACAAAGCGTATATCTGGTTTCTTCATCTAATTATGCTGACTGGCGTGTGGCATGTATCAATGCTGCAACAGACCTGTACGGCGCATCATCCAATGAAGTAGCACAGGTGAAGAATGCGTTTTATGCAGTAGGTATTGGTGCTGCTGCGCCGGGCAGCATTGTGGCGGCAGATTTCAAAACAAATATTACCATGTCTCCCAACCCGGTAAATGGCGGTGTTTCTACCGTGAAGTTTAACCTGGTAAAAGATGGTAATGTAATATTGAAAGTCTACGACCGTACGGCCAATGCAGTACAGACCTATAACCTGGGTAACAGGCAGAAAGGTGATGTTGCTTACAGGCTTACGAGGGCGGCAGAATTAAAAACCGGCGATTATTTTGTAAACGTAGAGCAGGATGGTGCTGTAATCGGTCGCCTGAAATTTATTGTATTGAAGTAA
- a CDS encoding precorrin-2 dehydrogenase/sirohydrochlorin ferrochelatase family protein encodes MSDHIHSHPPVEAAKSGVNNLFPVFFKLEQMRVLLIGGGNVALEKLQAIVNNAPATKVTVVAREVFDVFREEAIKYDTVEIITGAYHPSYLDSCDLVIAAVNDIPTSEIIRNDAKAKGKLINVADKPALCDFYLGSVVTKGNLKLAISTNGKSPTVAKRLKEVFNEMLPEELEDVLENLQQIRNSLKGDFTNKVHQLNEITKVLLDEKKI; translated from the coding sequence ATGAGTGATCATATCCATTCTCATCCTCCGGTTGAAGCAGCCAAATCAGGTGTCAACAACTTGTTCCCCGTGTTCTTCAAACTCGAGCAAATGCGTGTGTTATTAATAGGTGGCGGCAATGTGGCGCTGGAAAAACTGCAGGCAATTGTAAACAATGCACCGGCAACAAAAGTTACTGTGGTGGCAAGAGAAGTGTTTGATGTATTCAGGGAAGAGGCAATTAAATATGATACCGTAGAGATTATTACCGGTGCTTACCATCCGTCTTACCTGGATAGTTGCGATCTTGTTATAGCCGCGGTTAATGATATACCCACCAGCGAAATTATAAGGAACGATGCCAAAGCAAAAGGCAAACTCATAAACGTTGCAGATAAGCCGGCACTTTGCGACTTTTATCTTGGCTCTGTTGTAACCAAAGGAAACCTCAAACTTGCAATTTCCACCAATGGAAAATCGCCAACAGTGGCAAAGCGTTTAAAAGAAGTATTCAACGAAATGCTCCCCGAAGAACTGGAAGATGTACTTGAAAACCTGCAGCAGATAAGGAACAGTCTAAAAGGAGATTTTACCAATAAGGTGCACCAACTCAACGAGATTACAAAAGTGCTGTTAGATGAAAAAAAAATATAA